From a single Lolium rigidum isolate FL_2022 chromosome 7, APGP_CSIRO_Lrig_0.1, whole genome shotgun sequence genomic region:
- the LOC124677475 gene encoding 14 kDa proline-rich protein DC2.15-like, with translation MAGKASIALFLAVNLVVFSMASACGGNCPTPATPTPWTPSTPTPTPASFGRCPRDALKLGVCANVLGLIKAKVGVPPTLPCCPLLEGLVDLEAAVCLCTVLKANILGIKLNLPIDLSLVLNHCGRSVPTGFKC, from the coding sequence ATGGCAGGCAAGGCATCGATCGCGCTGTTCCTCGCTGTGAACCTGGTCGTTTTCTCCATGGCCAGCGCGTGCGGGGGGAACTGCCCAACTCCTGCCACACCAACCCCGTGGACGCCTTCGACTCCAACCCCAACTCCAGCCTCTTTCGGCAGGTGCCCGCGCGACGCGCTGAAGCTGGGCGTGTGCGCCAATGTGCTGGGACTGATCAAGGCCAAGGTGGGCGTGCCCCCCACGTTGCCGTGCTGCCCGTTGCTGGAGGGGCTCGTCGACCTGGAGGCCGCCGTGTGCCTTTGCACGGTGCTCAAGGCGAACATCCTCGGCATCAAGCTTAACCTCCCtatcgatctcagcctcgtcctcAACCACTGCGGCAGGAGCGTGCCCACCGGATTCAAGTGCTAA